TGGTGATCGCCGCGCTGGGCGACAAGGTGCTCAAGCTCTCGGCGCAACGCAGCGCCGGCGCGCACCCCTACCTCACGACACCCGAGCACACCGCACATGCCCGAGACGTGCTGGGCGAGGCGGTGTTCCTGGCCCCCGAGCACAAGGTGGTGCTGAGCACCGACGGCGCGGCAGCCCGCGCGATCGGACGCGAGACGGTCGACTTCTATCTGAACCTGAGCAACTACCTGAACAACTGGCGCCGGCTCGGTTTCACCGAGGACGACATCGCCAAGCCGGGTAGCGACAAGCTGATCGATGCGGTCGTCGCACACGGGACCGCCGAGTCGATCGCCGCGCGGCTGCAACAGCACGTCGCCAACGGGGCCGACCACGTCGCGATCCAGGTCCTCGGCGGTCCGGACAAGCTGATCCCGACCTTGACCGAATTGGCCGGGCCGCTGGGTCTGAAAGGCTGACGCCGCGGCCAGTTAGGGTTGGCCCATGCGGCTACTGGTCACCGGCGGCGCCGGATTCATCGGCGCGAACTTCGTGCGCCTCGCCGTCAAGGAGGCGTTGACCACGTCGGTGACCGTGCTCGATGCCATGACGTACGCGGGCAGCCGGGAATCGCTGGCGTCCGTCGACGGCCAGATTCGGCTGGTGCAGGGCGACGTCGCCGACGCAGGCCTGGTGAACCAGTTGGTCGGCGAGGCGGACGCCGTCGTGCACTTCGCCGCGGAAACCCACGTCGACAATGCCCTGGCGAATCCGGAACCGTTCCTGCACAGCAACGTGATCGGCACGTTCACGGTGCTCGAAGCGGTCCGCGCGCACGGCGCCCGGCTGCACCACATCTCCACCGACGAGGTCTACGGCGATCTGGAGCTCGACGATCCGGCCCGGTTCACCGAGGGCACGCCGTACAACCCGTCGAGCCCGTACTCGTCGACCAAGGCCGCCGCGGACCTGCTCGTGCGGGCCTGGGTGCGGTCGTATCGCGTGCGCGCCACGATCTCGAACTGCTCCAACAACTACGGCCCCTACCAGCACGTGGAGAAGTTCATCCCGCGCCAGATCACCAATATCCTCACCGGCAGGCGCCCCAAGCTCTACGGCACCGGCGCCAATGTGCGCGACTGGATCCACGTCGACGACCACAACCGCGCGGTGTGGCAGATCCTGACCGACGGCCGCATCGGCCAGACGTATCTGATCGGCGCCGAATGCGAGCGCAGCAATCTCACCGTCATGCGCACCCTGCTGCGATTGATGGACCTCGACCCGGACGACTTCGACCACGTCACCGATCGGGAAGGCCACGACCTGCGCTACGCCATCGATCCGTCGACCCTGCGCAACGAACTGGGCTGGGCGCCCGAACACACCGATTTCGACGAAGGCCTGGCAGCCACCATCGACTGGTATCGCGACAACGAATCATGGTGGGGCCCACTGAAAAACAAGGTGGAAGACGCGTATTCGGAGCGCGGCCAGTGACCGCGCGCGAGCTGAGCGTTCCGGGCGCCTGGGAAATCACCCCCAAACTGCACGGCGACGCGCGCGGGCTGTTCTTCGAATGGTTCTCCGAGGCCGGCTTCGCCGAGATGACCGGGCACCGCTTCGACCTGCGGCAGGCCAACTGCTCGGTGTCGGCGGCCGGGGTGCTGCGCGGGGTGCATTTCGCCGAACTGCCGCCGAGCCAGGCCAAGTACGTGACGTGCGTGCGGGGCGCGGTGCTCGACGTCGTCGTCGACATCCGGGTCGGCTCCCCGACATTCGGACAGTGGGATTCGGTTCTGCTCGACGACCAGAATCGGCGATCGGTCTATCTGTCCGAGGGGCTGGGCCACGCTTTCCTTGCGCTGCAGGATGATTCGACGGTCATGTACCTGTGTTCGGCGCCATACGACCCGGAGCGGGAGCACACCATCCTGGCCACCGGTCTCGGGATCGACTGGCCGATCGAGGGCGAGCCGGTGTTGTCCGAGCGTGACGCGGGCGCCCCGTCGCTGGAGCAGGTGCGTGCCGCGGGGCTGCTGCCCACGTGGGAGGACACCCGCGCGTTCGTCGACGAGCTGCGCGCCAGGGTGCGGGGCTGAATCCCCTGGGCTGAATTGAGGTAGTCCGCTACTGCATACGGGGCCTGCCGGGCGGGTTGACGATGGCCACCATGAACGGAACTCTGCGACTGGCGGCGACGGTGCTCGTGTCGGGCGGCCTGGCCCTGGCCGGTCTGACCCTCGGAACGGCGGCGGCCCATGCCGCCGGCCCGTACCAGTGGTGTCCGGGTGACGAACCGGGCGGTTACGGCGGCGGGTTCAACTCGCCGGCGGATGCCCGGCCGAACTGGGACTGGAACGTCTGCCACAGCTACCACTACGTCAACCGTGGTCAGGGCAACGTCTCGTCCACTGTGTGGGAAGGGGACAACCCGCCGCCGCCGTATCCCTGGCAGCCCCCGAACATGTGCTGGTCCCTGTTCCTACCCCGGCCGTGCGGGCCCGCCGACCTCGGTCAGTGACCTTCCAACACCAACGCCGAGAGCAGCAGCTTGTGATCAAGCGCATGAGCGGTCAACCCGCCCCGGCCGGTCATGGTCTCGGCCGCCACCAACGCGTTGACGATGGCTTCCTCGGTGGCCTCGATGGCAAGGTCGAACAGCCGGGTCATCAGCTGTGGCGCCACCATCCGTACCGCGATCTCGGGGCGGTTGGCGTCCGGGTTCTCGTCCCACCCGTAAGGCGGGATTCCGCGGTTGCCGGTGGAGAAGGCCAGCATCAGGTCACCGCTGTACTGCTCACCTGTTCCGCCGACCCGGCCGACGGCCAGGGCCGAGCGTTGCGCGAGCCGGGTGCACTGATGCGGCAGCAACGGCGCGTCGGTGGCGATCACGACGATGATCGAGCCGGACCCCGCGGGATAGGGAATCGGAAGGTCTGGGGTCGGCACCAGCTCGGGGCTCACCATCTCCCCGACGGGCACGCCGTTGACCCGAAGTCGTTCCCGCCGGCCATGATTCGCCTGTACGAGCACCCCGACGGTGTACGGCCCGGCCACCGTCTCGGTGACCCGGGACGCGGTTCCGATCCCGCCTTTGAAACCGTGGCAGATCATGCCGGTCCCGCCGCCGACGTTGCCCTCGGCGACCGGGCCGTCGGTGGCGTCGGCCAGGGCCGCGGCGACGTGTTCGGGGCGCACATGGTGGCCGTTGATGTCGTTGAGCAGCCCGTCGTAGGTCTCCCCCACGACCGGCAGCGACCAGTACAGCCCGTCGCCGCGGGCCTGCACCTGGGCTTGGACCAGCGTGTCCCGCACGACGCCGACGCTGTGCGTGTTGGTCAGGCCGATGGGTGTGGTGAGTTCACCGGACTCGCGGATCCACTCCAGTCCGGTGAGTTCGCCGCTGCCGTTGAGCCGGTGCGCGCCGGCGAACACCGGCTCGGTGAAGATCCCGGAGTGGGGCACGACGACGGTGACGCCGGTGTTGACCGGGTTGGGCCCGGGCCGCTGGATGGTGGTGTGCCCGACGCGCACGCCGGCCACGTCGGTGATGGCGTTGTTCGGGCCCGTGGGGTGCTCGCCGATCACGACGCCGATGTCACGTGCACGCGGCCGCCGTGAGGAGCAGTCCAGCATGCGTCCTCCGGAAAGTTGTGGCGAGATTCTTTTCAGGATTGGAAAATAATGGCGGTGGGTAACCACCGGCGTCAACCGAAGTGACGGATTCGTGAAGGATGGGGCGGGTGGGACGGCCGAACCGACAGGCACAGCGACGCGAGGAGATCCTCGATGCCGCCATCGCGCTAATCGAGCGCAACGATCTGACCACCTTTCGGATCGCCGACGTGGCCGCCGAACTCAATCTCACGCCGAATGCGGTGCGCTACTACTTCCGGGAGATGGACCAGCTGCTCTCCGCCCTCGCCCAACGCTCGGACAGCAAGTTCTACGACGACCGGCTCGCCGTGGTGAAACGCACCGAAGACGCACGGGATCAGATCGCGTTCATGATCGCGGCCGGGCTGCCGTCCGGACCCGAGGACGCAGAGTGGCGCTCCATCTGGCGGGCGGTGCTGGCCGCCGGCTTCGTGCTCGACCGGCGGCCCGACGTACAGCACATCTTTCACCGGCAGGTGGATCTCTACGCTCAGATCCTCGACACCGGTTCCGCTGCAGGAATTTTCACACTGACCTCCCCCGCGCGCGATATCGCCATGACGCTGATGGCGATGGAGGACTACCTCGGGTATCGCATCGTGGCACGGGATCCGGAC
Above is a window of Mycolicibacterium boenickei DNA encoding:
- a CDS encoding LLM class F420-dependent oxidoreductase, which codes for MTESLSLKPDLGRYGVWTFGAVQPEQAAEIEQLGYGALWVGGSPAADLAFAEPILERTQSLQLATGIVNIWTADADAVAESFHRIEAAHPGRFLLGVGVGHPEHTGEYRKPYEALVEYVDALDAAKVPTSRLVIAALGDKVLKLSAQRSAGAHPYLTTPEHTAHARDVLGEAVFLAPEHKVVLSTDGAAARAIGRETVDFYLNLSNYLNNWRRLGFTEDDIAKPGSDKLIDAVVAHGTAESIAARLQQHVANGADHVAIQVLGGPDKLIPTLTELAGPLGLKG
- a CDS encoding DmpA family aminopeptidase: MLDCSSRRPRARDIGVVIGEHPTGPNNAITDVAGVRVGHTTIQRPGPNPVNTGVTVVVPHSGIFTEPVFAGAHRLNGSGELTGLEWIRESGELTTPIGLTNTHSVGVVRDTLVQAQVQARGDGLYWSLPVVGETYDGLLNDINGHHVRPEHVAAALADATDGPVAEGNVGGGTGMICHGFKGGIGTASRVTETVAGPYTVGVLVQANHGRRERLRVNGVPVGEMVSPELVPTPDLPIPYPAGSGSIIVVIATDAPLLPHQCTRLAQRSALAVGRVGGTGEQYSGDLMLAFSTGNRGIPPYGWDENPDANRPEIAVRMVAPQLMTRLFDLAIEATEEAIVNALVAAETMTGRGGLTAHALDHKLLLSALVLEGH
- a CDS encoding TetR/AcrR family transcriptional regulator; this encodes MGRVGRPNRQAQRREEILDAAIALIERNDLTTFRIADVAAELNLTPNAVRYYFREMDQLLSALAQRSDSKFYDDRLAVVKRTEDARDQIAFMIAAGLPSGPEDAEWRSIWRAVLAAGFVLDRRPDVQHIFHRQVDLYAQILDTGSAAGIFTLTSPARDIAMTLMAMEDYLGYRIVARDPDLDRPTALRLMRGYAELATGAPLPVTV
- the rfbB gene encoding dTDP-glucose 4,6-dehydratase; translation: MRLLVTGGAGFIGANFVRLAVKEALTTSVTVLDAMTYAGSRESLASVDGQIRLVQGDVADAGLVNQLVGEADAVVHFAAETHVDNALANPEPFLHSNVIGTFTVLEAVRAHGARLHHISTDEVYGDLELDDPARFTEGTPYNPSSPYSSTKAAADLLVRAWVRSYRVRATISNCSNNYGPYQHVEKFIPRQITNILTGRRPKLYGTGANVRDWIHVDDHNRAVWQILTDGRIGQTYLIGAECERSNLTVMRTLLRLMDLDPDDFDHVTDREGHDLRYAIDPSTLRNELGWAPEHTDFDEGLAATIDWYRDNESWWGPLKNKVEDAYSERGQ
- a CDS encoding dTDP-4-dehydrorhamnose 3,5-epimerase family protein is translated as MTARELSVPGAWEITPKLHGDARGLFFEWFSEAGFAEMTGHRFDLRQANCSVSAAGVLRGVHFAELPPSQAKYVTCVRGAVLDVVVDIRVGSPTFGQWDSVLLDDQNRRSVYLSEGLGHAFLALQDDSTVMYLCSAPYDPEREHTILATGLGIDWPIEGEPVLSERDAGAPSLEQVRAAGLLPTWEDTRAFVDELRARVRG